One Methylocaldum marinum DNA window includes the following coding sequences:
- a CDS encoding GNAT family N-acetyltransferase, producing the protein MTGQDETHSEGLSSRIIRHIGEVESDAWNALTDGNYPFLRHEFLLALEEFGCLGKHVGWLPYHLLIEDREHRLVAALPTYVKLNSFGEFVFDWAWADAYARAGMDYYPKLVVASPFTPATGPRLLIAPDRDSGRLAEAAVEIAIQAAREAKVSSLHWLFLNDTILLESPKVLKRLGCQFHWENRGYRDFEDFLAGFTAKRRKEVKRERRQVREASIELRRIRGDRVEPHIWRTVFQLYRSTFARHGNYPALTLEFFEGIAATMGEQILLVLAERQGRTIGAAFFLLGSDALYGRYWGCTEEVPALHFEACYYQGIEFCIEAGLHRFEPGAQGEHKVSRGFLPTETWSAHWVANKEFRDAIANFLERETRSVRAYMSELNAHSPFKNFDDANRSESL; encoded by the coding sequence ATGACTGGCCAAGACGAGACGCATTCGGAGGGCTTGAGTTCGCGGATAATCCGCCATATCGGAGAGGTGGAGTCCGACGCCTGGAATGCACTGACCGATGGCAATTATCCGTTCTTGCGGCACGAATTCCTGCTTGCGTTGGAAGAATTCGGTTGCCTGGGTAAGCACGTCGGCTGGTTACCCTACCATTTGTTGATCGAAGATCGGGAACACCGCCTGGTGGCAGCGCTGCCGACCTATGTAAAGCTTAATTCTTTCGGCGAGTTCGTTTTCGACTGGGCCTGGGCGGACGCCTACGCACGAGCCGGCATGGACTATTATCCGAAGCTTGTCGTGGCCTCGCCGTTCACTCCGGCAACCGGTCCGCGTCTTCTGATTGCTCCCGACCGTGATTCCGGGCGTTTGGCTGAGGCCGCGGTGGAAATTGCGATCCAAGCGGCGCGGGAAGCGAAAGTTTCCTCGCTGCATTGGCTGTTCCTGAACGATACGATTTTGCTGGAATCGCCCAAGGTGTTGAAGCGGCTGGGCTGCCAGTTCCATTGGGAGAACCGGGGCTACCGAGATTTTGAGGATTTTTTGGCTGGTTTCACTGCCAAGCGGCGTAAGGAAGTGAAGCGAGAACGCCGGCAGGTGCGGGAGGCTTCGATTGAGCTTCGACGAATCCGGGGCGACCGCGTGGAGCCTCACATCTGGCGTACCGTTTTCCAACTTTATCGGTCTACTTTTGCGCGACACGGCAACTATCCGGCTCTGACCCTCGAGTTTTTCGAAGGGATTGCCGCTACCATGGGTGAGCAGATCCTTTTGGTTCTGGCCGAGCGGCAAGGCCGTACCATCGGAGCGGCATTTTTCCTCCTAGGCAGCGATGCGCTGTACGGTCGCTACTGGGGGTGTACGGAGGAGGTGCCGGCTCTTCATTTTGAAGCTTGCTATTACCAGGGCATTGAATTTTGCATAGAGGCGGGTCTACATCGCTTCGAGCCCGGCGCACAGGGCGAACATAAAGTCAGTCGCGGGTTTCTTCCGACGGAAACCTGGTCTGCGCACTGGGTGGCCAATAAGGAGTTTCGCGACGCCATAGCAAACTTTCTGGAGCGGGAGACGCGCTCCGTGCGGGCCTATATGTCGGAACTAAATGCCCACTCGCCTTTCAAAAATTTCGACGATGCTAACCGTTCTGAATCCCTTTGA
- a CDS encoding glutathione S-transferase N-terminal domain-containing protein yields MLKICGFPVSSYCKKVKLVVLERGIELEEQAVNPFREVAILHFERDVASVVRRI; encoded by the coding sequence ATGCTTAAAATTTGCGGTTTTCCTGTCAGCAGTTATTGCAAAAAGGTCAAGCTGGTTGTTTTGGAAAGAGGCATCGAATTAGAAGAGCAAGCGGTAAATCCGTTCCGTGAAGTAGCGATTCTGCATTTCGAACGCGATGTGGCGAGCGTCGTCCGACGCATTTAA
- the ettA gene encoding energy-dependent translational throttle protein EttA: MAQYIYTMNRVSKVVPPKREILRDISLSFFPGAKIGVLGLNGSGKSTLLRIMAGVDKEYDGEARPQPGIKIGYLSQEPQLDPNKTVRGNVEEGVAEIKALVDRFNEVSNAFGEPDADFDKLLAEQSELQDKIDAAGAWELDRKLEIAADALRLPDWDADVTRLSGGERRRVALCRLLLSNPDMLLLDEPTNHLDAESVAWLERFLHDFSGTVIAVTHDRYFLDNVAGWILELDRGHGIPWEGNYSSWLEQKEKRLEMEEKQETARQKAMKEELEWVRANPKGRQAKSKARLQRFEELSSSEYQSRNETREIYIPPGPRLGELVVEFEGVSKGFGERLLIEDLSFRLPQGGIVGVIGPNGVGKTTLFRMMAGVEPPDSGGVRVGPTVQLAYVEQFRDSMDDKKTVWEEISDGLDMVTVGKFQTPSRAYVGRFNFKGSDQQKRIGELSGGERNRVHLAKLLKAGGNVLLLDEPTNDLDVETLRALEEALLEFPGCAVVISHDRWFLDRIATHMLAFEGDSKVVWFEGNYADYEADRKRRLGDDAANPHRIRFKPLMS; encoded by the coding sequence ATGGCTCAGTACATTTATACGATGAACCGGGTGAGCAAAGTCGTGCCGCCCAAACGCGAGATTTTGCGCGATATCTCGTTATCCTTCTTTCCGGGCGCGAAGATCGGCGTGCTTGGCTTGAACGGATCCGGCAAATCCACCCTGCTCCGCATCATGGCCGGCGTCGACAAGGAATACGACGGCGAAGCCCGTCCGCAACCGGGAATCAAGATCGGCTACCTGTCGCAGGAGCCGCAACTCGATCCGAACAAGACTGTCCGCGGCAACGTCGAAGAAGGCGTGGCCGAAATCAAGGCACTGGTCGACCGCTTCAACGAAGTCAGCAACGCGTTCGGCGAACCCGATGCCGATTTCGACAAATTACTCGCCGAGCAGTCCGAACTCCAGGACAAAATCGATGCCGCCGGCGCCTGGGAACTCGACCGCAAGCTGGAAATCGCCGCCGACGCCCTGCGTCTTCCGGACTGGGATGCCGACGTCACCAGGCTGTCCGGCGGCGAACGCCGACGCGTTGCGCTATGCCGGTTGCTGCTGTCGAATCCCGACATGCTGCTTCTCGACGAACCTACCAACCACTTGGACGCGGAATCTGTAGCTTGGCTGGAGCGCTTCCTCCACGATTTCAGCGGCACGGTAATCGCCGTCACTCACGACCGCTATTTCCTGGACAATGTCGCCGGCTGGATTCTGGAGTTGGACCGCGGCCATGGTATTCCATGGGAGGGCAATTATTCCTCCTGGCTGGAACAGAAAGAAAAGCGCCTGGAGATGGAAGAGAAGCAGGAAACCGCTCGCCAGAAGGCGATGAAAGAAGAACTGGAATGGGTGCGTGCCAACCCCAAGGGCCGGCAGGCCAAGAGCAAGGCTCGCCTGCAGCGGTTCGAGGAGCTGTCGTCCAGCGAATACCAGTCCCGCAACGAAACCCGCGAGATCTATATTCCTCCCGGACCTCGGCTGGGCGAGCTGGTGGTTGAATTCGAGGGTGTCTCGAAAGGTTTCGGCGAGCGTCTGCTGATCGAGGACTTGAGCTTCCGGCTGCCGCAAGGCGGCATCGTGGGCGTGATCGGGCCGAACGGGGTCGGCAAGACCACCCTGTTCCGCATGATGGCAGGCGTGGAGCCCCCCGATTCCGGCGGTGTCCGGGTGGGGCCCACGGTTCAACTCGCCTACGTCGAGCAGTTCCGCGACAGCATGGACGACAAGAAAACCGTGTGGGAAGAGATTTCCGACGGTCTGGATATGGTTACGGTGGGCAAGTTTCAGACACCATCCCGGGCCTATGTGGGCCGCTTCAATTTCAAAGGCTCGGATCAGCAGAAACGCATCGGCGAATTATCGGGCGGCGAGCGTAACCGCGTTCATTTGGCCAAACTGCTGAAAGCGGGCGGAAACGTGCTATTGCTCGACGAGCCGACCAACGACCTGGACGTGGAAACCCTGCGGGCTCTCGAAGAGGCGCTGCTGGAATTCCCCGGCTGCGCCGTCGTGATCTCTCACGATCGCTGGTTCCTCGACCGCATTGCCACCCATATGCTCGCTTTCGAAGGCGACAGCAAGGTCGTCTGGTTCGAAGGCAACTACGCCGACTACGAAGCCGACCGCAAGCGTCGCTTGGGCGACGATGCGGCGAATCCGCATCGGATCCGATTCAAACCCTTGATGAGTTGA
- a CDS encoding DEAD/DEAH box helicase, whose protein sequence is MTSLNSATSFEQLSLSPPILQALREIGYEAPSPIQAESIPHLLEGRDLLGQAQTGTGKTAAFAIPILSRIDLSKRVPQALVLAPTRELAIQVAEAFQTYARHLEGFHILPVYGGQGMGSQLRQLARGVHVIVGTPGRVMDHLRRGTLSLDHLTTLVLDEADEMLRMGFIEDVEWILEQTPPTRQIALFSATMPTVIRKIADRHLNHAAEVKIKAKTATVEAISQQYWLVSGVQKLEALTRILDVEDFDAMIIFVRTKTETVELAEKLEARGYEAAALNGDMSQVLREKVIDRLKKNALDIVVATDVAARGLDVERITHVVNYDIPYDSEAYIHRIGRTGRAGRKGKAILFVSPRERRMLRAIEQTTRQPIPQMRLPTLQDIADRRIEQFKAQLVQTLDDEDVGFYRELVDKLISEEIGDPADIAAALAYLMHRERPLEAPEEPELPAFEPAREHRREKKSPEGGMLRYTIDVGREHSVQPKDIVGAIANETGLSSRLIGQIKLFDTYSTVELPADLPDDFFKRLKKTWVRNQRLNLQLVEDGGRQQPSKKPAKSGERKHAKPKASEQDKPAAKRRPKKAQP, encoded by the coding sequence ATGACATCGCTCAATTCAGCAACGTCTTTCGAACAATTATCCCTCTCCCCGCCCATCCTGCAGGCACTCCGAGAAATCGGTTACGAAGCCCCGTCGCCCATCCAGGCCGAAAGCATTCCACACCTGCTGGAAGGTCGGGATCTGCTCGGACAGGCTCAAACCGGCACCGGAAAAACCGCGGCTTTCGCGATTCCCATATTGAGCCGGATCGATCTTTCCAAGCGCGTGCCCCAAGCACTGGTACTCGCGCCTACCAGGGAGCTCGCCATCCAGGTGGCAGAGGCATTTCAAACGTACGCCCGACATCTCGAAGGTTTTCACATTCTGCCGGTTTACGGCGGCCAGGGCATGGGATCGCAGCTGCGGCAGCTGGCCCGCGGCGTTCACGTCATCGTGGGTACGCCGGGACGGGTCATGGATCATCTCCGCCGCGGAACCTTGTCTTTGGATCATTTGACCACACTCGTTCTCGACGAAGCCGACGAAATGCTGCGCATGGGTTTCATCGAGGACGTCGAATGGATCCTGGAGCAAACCCCTCCGACTCGCCAGATCGCGCTGTTTTCGGCCACCATGCCGACAGTCATACGCAAAATCGCCGATCGTCATCTCAACCATGCGGCGGAAGTCAAAATCAAGGCGAAGACCGCCACGGTCGAAGCCATCAGCCAGCAATACTGGCTGGTCTCGGGCGTACAAAAGCTCGAAGCCCTGACCCGCATTCTCGACGTGGAAGACTTCGATGCCATGATCATCTTCGTTCGCACCAAGACCGAAACGGTGGAATTGGCCGAAAAACTGGAAGCCCGCGGATATGAGGCCGCGGCCCTGAACGGGGACATGAGCCAGGTCTTGCGCGAAAAAGTCATCGACCGCTTGAAGAAGAATGCCCTGGATATCGTCGTGGCCACCGACGTTGCGGCCCGCGGATTGGACGTGGAACGCATTACCCACGTGGTGAATTACGATATTCCCTACGACAGCGAAGCCTATATCCACCGCATCGGGCGCACCGGGCGAGCCGGGCGCAAAGGCAAGGCAATCTTGTTCGTTTCCCCGCGCGAGCGCCGCATGCTGCGCGCCATCGAGCAGACTACTCGGCAACCCATACCGCAGATGCGACTGCCGACCCTGCAGGATATCGCCGACCGTCGCATCGAGCAGTTCAAGGCTCAGTTGGTCCAGACCCTGGACGACGAGGATGTGGGTTTTTATCGGGAGTTGGTGGACAAACTGATTTCCGAGGAAATCGGCGATCCCGCAGACATAGCCGCCGCCCTCGCGTATCTCATGCACCGCGAGCGTCCCCTGGAAGCGCCCGAGGAACCGGAACTTCCTGCGTTCGAACCGGCACGCGAACACCGTCGGGAAAAAAAGTCCCCGGAAGGCGGCATGCTGCGCTACACCATCGACGTCGGGCGGGAGCACAGCGTACAACCCAAGGACATCGTCGGCGCGATCGCGAACGAAACCGGACTTTCCTCCCGGCTGATCGGCCAGATCAAGCTGTTCGATACCTACAGCACAGTGGAGCTTCCTGCCGATCTGCCGGACGATTTCTTCAAGCGGCTAAAGAAAACCTGGGTAAGAAACCAGCGCCTCAACTTACAATTGGTCGAGGACGGCGGGCGACAGCAACCAAGCAAGAAGCCCGCGAAGTCAGGCGAACGAAAACACGCAAAACCAAAAGCCTCGGAGCAGGACAAACCGGCGGCAAAACGCCGCCCAAAGAAAGCCCAACCCTAA